TCATCGAAGGAACTATTCAGCTCAATCGCATGAGTTCTATCATAGGAATTGTGTTTGTTTTCATTCCGATTAGCTTGGTTCTCTATAAGTTATGGCGGCAGCAAAAGGCAGTGGAAGAATAGCTCGTTTATAATAGGAATAGCCATAGTAAATAATTGACAAAAAACATCTATCGCTTTAGAATTTTAAGAGTGATAGATGTTTTTGTTATAGAATGGAGAAAAGATGAACATATCCCTTGTATATATTAGCCTTAGTGGCAATACAGAGAGTTTTGTAAAGCGGTTAGCGACTTATTTAGAAACCAAGCACCCAGATGTTGAAATCGAACGAGTGAATATTAAAGAGATGGTCAAGTATGACCAGCCTTTTTACCACATGACAACTCCCTTTGTCGCCTTTTTACCGACCTATCTCGAGGGTGGCAATGGGCTAGACAATGGAGATGTGGAAATTTTGACCAATGATTTGGGGCGTTTTATCGCTTTTGAGCAGAATTATGAGCATTGTTTGGGGATTGTCGGTTCGGGCAATCGCAACTTTAACCACCAGTACTGCCTAACAGCCAAGCAGTATGCCGAACGCTTTGGCTTTCCAGTCCTTGATACCTTTGAATTACGCGGCATGCAAGACGATATCAAACGCATTGGGCAAAGGATTGAAACCTTGTATGGCTTGGTGTGAGAAAACACCTAAAAAAGAGCAGGAAACTGCTCTTTTTTAGTATGAGACTTGTTCGGAAAGCTTCAATTTTGAAATACAAGCAGTTCAAAAACTCATTCCTACTGTCGGGGTTGATGCACTATAACAATTAAAATCTGACTAGGCAAGGAAATCACAGGTAGAACTAGAGTTCCGCAAGGTGAGCTAGCGACATCAGATTGACGAGTATAAGATTACCTAAGCGAGTTTCTGAACCAATCTATTACATTTTCTCTGGTGCTTCTACGCCAAGTAAGCGGAGAGCTTCTTTGAGAACGACACCTGTTGCATAGCTGAGGGCTAGGCGGCTCTCTCTTTCTGGACTGTCATCCAAAATCCGTGTGTGAGCATAGTATTTATTGAAACTTTGAGCCAAATTGATGGCAAATTTTGCTACTAGAGATGGGTCATAGTTATCTGCAGCCCGTTCCACAATGCGAGAGAAATCTTGCAAGAGTTTGATGATTTCCCAGCTTTCTGCATCGCTCAATTGGTAGTGAGCGTCTGGATTTGGTGTAAAGGCAGCCTTGCGAAGGATGGATTGGATCCGTGCATGGGCATACTGGATATAAGGCCCGGTTTCTCCTTCAAAGGATACCATGGCTTCAAGGTCAAAGTCGTATCCATTTCTACGGTCTGTTTTTAAATCGTAGAATTTAATCGCACCGACACCAACGGCTTGAGCAACGGCTTCTTTCTGTTCAAGGTCTGGATTTTTGGCTTCGATTTGATTTTTCGCACGTTCTACTGCTT
The window above is part of the Streptococcus himalayensis genome. Proteins encoded here:
- the nrdI gene encoding class Ib ribonucleoside-diphosphate reductase assembly flavoprotein NrdI; its protein translation is MNISLVYISLSGNTESFVKRLATYLETKHPDVEIERVNIKEMVKYDQPFYHMTTPFVAFLPTYLEGGNGLDNGDVEILTNDLGRFIAFEQNYEHCLGIVGSGNRNFNHQYCLTAKQYAERFGFPVLDTFELRGMQDDIKRIGQRIETLYGLV